The following coding sequences lie in one Listeria ivanovii subsp. londoniensis genomic window:
- a CDS encoding methionine ABC transporter permease has product MSSFFEEWGPILWQGFLETLTMTGITLVIALAIGLPLGVFLILTRKGGQSENLVVYSVLNWVINILRSLPFIILLFLMIPVTRAVVGTTIGIQGVIMPLVVFTAPYIARLMESALLEVDKGVIEAYQAMGISTPKIIWSVVIREARSGIVLGLTIATIGLIGATAMAGLVGAGGLGTIAYQYGFQRFEPTVMYTTIIILIIMVQALQSFGNFLSRRLKKD; this is encoded by the coding sequence ATGAGTTCATTTTTTGAAGAATGGGGACCGATTCTCTGGCAAGGATTTTTAGAAACTTTGACAATGACTGGGATTACGCTTGTTATTGCCTTAGCTATTGGTCTACCTCTTGGCGTATTCTTAATTTTAACGCGTAAAGGGGGGCAATCTGAAAATCTAGTTGTCTATAGTGTTTTGAACTGGGTTATCAATATTTTACGTTCATTACCTTTTATCATTCTATTATTCTTAATGATTCCAGTAACACGTGCTGTTGTTGGAACTACTATTGGGATTCAAGGCGTGATTATGCCACTTGTTGTATTTACAGCACCTTATATTGCACGTTTAATGGAGTCCGCCCTACTTGAAGTAGATAAAGGGGTTATCGAAGCATATCAAGCAATGGGAATCTCCACGCCAAAAATCATCTGGAGTGTTGTTATTCGTGAAGCACGGTCTGGTATCGTACTAGGCCTAACTATCGCTACGATTGGTTTGATTGGCGCAACAGCAATGGCCGGGCTCGTTGGTGCTGGCGGTCTAGGAACAATCGCCTACCAATATGGCTTCCAACGCTTCGAACCTACCGTTATGTACACAACCATTATTATATTGATTATTATGGTTCAGGCATTACAATCGTTTGGTAATTTCTTATCAAGACGTCTAAAAAAGGATTAA
- a CDS encoding methionine ABC transporter ATP-binding protein yields MIELHQVSKTFNVNGKTVEAVKNVSIKVEKGEIFGVVGYSGAGKSTLVRCINLLERPDAGQVLIDGKNLSTLSSKELRVARRKIGMIFQGYNLLKTATVYDNIAKPLQLEGVPKAEIETRVNKYLSIVGLEDKRNNYPSQLSGGQKQRVAIARALAHEPEILLSDEATSALDPETTEAILQLLLKINAELGITIFLITHELDVIQRICDRVAVMENGHLVEQGTVLDIFTKAKHTTTKRFVGSEASFDIPQDLLERYIATGKLVSLHFIGDEADEPALALVSRKFDVLPSILAGGIDHLKNGTLGKLLVHLKGDEVEYSKAIAYLKESGVVVEEVELL; encoded by the coding sequence TTGATTGAACTACATCAAGTATCAAAGACATTTAACGTTAATGGAAAAACAGTAGAAGCCGTCAAAAATGTATCTATCAAGGTCGAAAAAGGAGAAATTTTCGGCGTCGTTGGTTATAGTGGCGCTGGTAAAAGCACCCTCGTTCGTTGTATCAATCTACTTGAACGCCCAGACGCGGGCCAAGTTTTGATTGATGGCAAGAATCTGTCTACCCTTTCAAGTAAAGAACTGCGCGTGGCTCGTCGCAAAATTGGGATGATTTTCCAAGGATATAATCTGCTCAAAACGGCTACCGTCTATGATAATATTGCTAAACCGCTCCAACTGGAAGGTGTACCAAAAGCGGAAATCGAGACACGTGTGAACAAATATTTATCGATTGTTGGCTTAGAGGATAAGAGAAATAACTATCCAAGCCAACTTTCTGGCGGTCAAAAACAGCGTGTGGCTATTGCTCGCGCGCTTGCACATGAGCCAGAAATTTTGCTTAGCGATGAAGCAACAAGTGCACTTGATCCGGAAACGACCGAAGCGATTTTACAACTATTACTTAAAATTAACGCTGAACTAGGCATCACGATTTTCTTAATTACACATGAGCTTGATGTAATTCAACGCATTTGTGACCGTGTTGCCGTTATGGAAAATGGGCATTTGGTTGAACAAGGGACTGTTCTAGATATATTTACTAAAGCTAAACATACAACTACTAAACGTTTTGTTGGCTCTGAGGCAAGTTTTGATATTCCTCAAGATTTATTAGAACGGTATATCGCTACTGGAAAGCTTGTTTCACTTCATTTTATTGGGGACGAAGCTGATGAACCCGCACTTGCACTTGTTTCGCGCAAATTTGATGTTTTGCCTAGCATTTTAGCTGGCGGAATTGATCATTTAAAAAATGGCACACTTGGAAAACTGCTTGTTCATTTAAAAGGGGACGAAGTAGAATACAGTAAGGCAATTGCTTATTTAAAAGAATCTGGTGTTGTTGTTGAGGAGGTCGAGTTACTATGA
- the yycH gene encoding two-component system activity regulator YycH has product MMKKTGFRSFVLTILVILSVVLSYLIWKGQPDYEAINVKEIEKTTIDKTMTTSQVFRPYKLAVNANGKNYQSLNADLLNELIAQGKSFSFSEVVLANKKNNEEYEKLIHKNGTIEIVYPNNIPFSIFAQIFQVEGEGLESAFFNRIIFDVNNTDTGLHSVYFANDDQDNIYQSSLQNKDIDKIEKIVKTNESKLTENDKLILNKRNLFLSSDETKLNRKKYIIDSLEINQFTAALFQDSGTVKSEGNTYTDGSSVIEMDTENKVLEYVNPSQERTNPEDLSSVKRAGLIQDSFNFINDHAGWTGDGSYYFTGYNGDSGTTNFSLFVDNFQVYNENGMADISVTEGIEAVYKYIRPFFRLDTDVPGEKKEETLPSSYKVYEELSNNPNVRTEDIQDIVPGYHMTRSESSGMNRIVTLEPTWLYKYHNKWFLFQSDKAGEQ; this is encoded by the coding sequence ATGATGAAAAAAACAGGCTTTCGTTCGTTTGTATTAACCATTTTAGTTATACTCAGCGTAGTCCTAAGTTACTTGATTTGGAAGGGACAGCCTGATTATGAAGCGATTAACGTTAAGGAAATAGAAAAAACAACCATTGATAAAACTATGACTACATCACAAGTGTTCCGACCATATAAACTAGCTGTTAACGCAAATGGAAAAAATTACCAGAGTTTAAACGCGGATTTGCTTAACGAATTAATCGCACAAGGGAAATCATTTAGTTTCTCAGAAGTAGTACTTGCAAACAAAAAGAACAATGAAGAATACGAGAAATTAATTCATAAAAATGGCACCATTGAAATCGTGTATCCAAACAATATTCCGTTTTCTATTTTCGCTCAAATTTTTCAAGTAGAAGGAGAAGGATTAGAATCAGCTTTCTTCAACCGGATAATTTTTGACGTCAATAACACAGACACTGGACTCCACTCGGTTTATTTCGCCAACGACGATCAAGATAATATATACCAAAGTTCACTTCAAAATAAAGATATCGATAAAATCGAAAAAATTGTTAAAACAAATGAAAGTAAATTAACAGAAAATGACAAGTTGATTTTAAACAAGCGTAATCTCTTCCTTAGTTCGGATGAAACCAAGCTCAATCGCAAAAAATATATCATTGACTCACTAGAAATAAATCAGTTTACAGCAGCACTTTTCCAAGATTCTGGTACGGTCAAAAGTGAAGGGAATACGTATACAGATGGATCGAGCGTTATTGAAATGGATACAGAAAATAAAGTATTAGAGTATGTTAATCCATCTCAAGAAAGAACCAATCCAGAAGACCTAAGTAGTGTGAAACGAGCGGGGTTAATTCAAGATAGCTTTAATTTTATTAATGATCATGCTGGGTGGACTGGCGATGGATCGTATTATTTCACTGGATATAACGGCGATAGTGGGACAACCAATTTTAGTTTGTTTGTAGATAATTTTCAAGTTTATAATGAAAATGGCATGGCAGATATCTCGGTCACAGAAGGAATTGAAGCGGTGTACAAGTATATACGACCATTTTTCCGCTTGGATACGGATGTTCCTGGGGAGAAAAAAGAAGAAACATTACCATCTTCCTATAAGGTTTATGAAGAGCTATCCAATAATCCTAATGTGAGAACTGAGGATATTCAGGATATCGTCCCTGGTTACCACATGACGAGAAGTGAATCTTCAGGTATGAATCGTATCGTGACTTTAGAACCGACTTGGTTATATAAATACCATAATAAATGGTTCCTCTTCCAGTCAGACAAGGCGGGTGAACAATAA
- a CDS encoding carbon-nitrogen family hydrolase, protein MWKLALCQTDVAFKYPDANYARMEKAIVEAAKNGADVAVLPEMWNTGYALNELSGLADLNGERTKEFLANLAEKHQIAIIGGSVAISEGSKFSNTMYAFDRYGGLLSSYKKVHLFQLMNEHLFIEAGNDTNLFRLNDVSCAGFICYDIRFPEWIRKHTSEGSEVLFISAQWPAERITQWKQLLIARAIENQAFVVAVNRIGDDPQNHFNGHSLVIDPLGNVVAQAGEGEENLYAEIDLSLVAETRGIIPIFTDRRPELY, encoded by the coding sequence ATGTGGAAGTTGGCATTATGTCAAACGGATGTGGCTTTTAAATATCCAGATGCAAATTATGCACGAATGGAAAAAGCTATTGTCGAAGCAGCAAAAAATGGGGCCGATGTTGCAGTTTTACCTGAAATGTGGAATACCGGCTATGCCTTAAACGAATTATCCGGTCTTGCCGATTTAAATGGGGAGCGCACAAAAGAATTTTTAGCAAACCTAGCTGAAAAACATCAAATTGCCATCATTGGTGGTTCAGTAGCGATTTCAGAAGGAAGTAAATTTTCAAATACGATGTACGCATTTGATCGTTATGGTGGTTTATTATCTTCTTATAAAAAGGTTCACTTATTCCAACTGATGAATGAGCATTTATTTATAGAAGCTGGTAATGATACCAATTTATTCAGACTAAATGATGTTTCTTGCGCTGGTTTTATATGTTATGACATCCGTTTTCCTGAATGGATACGGAAACATACTTCTGAAGGATCAGAAGTATTATTTATTTCTGCTCAGTGGCCGGCAGAACGAATTACCCAATGGAAACAGCTATTAATCGCACGGGCTATTGAAAATCAAGCTTTTGTCGTTGCTGTAAACCGTATAGGTGATGATCCACAAAATCATTTCAATGGTCACTCACTTGTTATTGATCCACTTGGAAATGTGGTTGCTCAAGCAGGAGAAGGAGAAGAAAATCTCTATGCCGAAATCGACTTAAGCCTTGTCGCTGAAACTAGAGGCATTATTCCTATTTTCACAGATAGACGTCCTGAGTTATACTAG
- the yycF gene encoding response regulator YycF produces the protein MAEKKILVVDDEKPIADIVKFNLNKEGFDVYCAYDGDEALELVEEVQPDLILLDIMLPGRDGIEVCREVRKKYDMPIIMVTAKDSEIDKVIGLELGADDYVTKPFSNRELIARVKANLRRHSQVSSSAAEEEGNSELEIGSLIIHPDAYVASKRGETIELTHREFELLHYLAKHMGQVMTREHLLQTVWGYDYFGDVRTVDVTVRRLREKIEDNPSHPAWLVTRRGVGYYLRNPEQE, from the coding sequence ATGGCAGAAAAGAAAATCCTTGTAGTAGATGATGAAAAACCGATTGCGGATATAGTTAAATTTAATCTAAATAAAGAAGGATTTGATGTATATTGCGCCTATGATGGCGATGAAGCATTAGAACTAGTTGAGGAAGTCCAACCAGACTTGATTTTACTAGATATTATGCTTCCAGGTCGTGATGGTATTGAGGTATGTCGTGAAGTTCGTAAAAAATATGATATGCCAATTATTATGGTCACAGCAAAAGACTCGGAGATTGATAAAGTTATCGGTCTAGAACTTGGTGCAGATGATTATGTAACGAAACCTTTCAGTAATCGTGAATTAATTGCCCGAGTGAAAGCTAATCTGCGTCGTCACAGTCAAGTGAGCTCTAGTGCGGCAGAGGAAGAAGGAAATAGTGAGCTAGAAATAGGTTCATTAATTATTCATCCTGATGCATACGTTGCTTCTAAACGTGGTGAAACAATTGAACTTACGCATCGTGAATTTGAATTGCTTCATTATTTAGCAAAGCATATGGGCCAAGTAATGACGAGAGAACATTTACTCCAAACAGTTTGGGGCTATGATTACTTTGGTGATGTTCGTACTGTAGACGTTACCGTTCGTCGTTTACGTGAAAAAATTGAAGACAATCCAAGCCATCCAGCGTGGTTAGTAACAAGACGCGGCGTGGGTTATTATTTACGTAACCCTGAACAAGAATAA
- a CDS encoding Crp/Fnr family transcriptional regulator, translated as MNTLFNYLEFIQLSQKGNISFEKITIPNRTQLIEEEGLTKEHVYLIIDGYVSISLSPDSPNIYTILGKGSFVNYYSLLEENMQKLTFKTISECVVYKFSFKDLEYFLSMFPENFGFQFFIMKELTRHSFFKSLLSDCIPAGKLELSFANIAKFHGTLMEPNSVKLPKELRTKIVAAYSGLSKSSFYKQLALLTEQGKIEKVDNCWVIHNKELYNYVKKRPPITQ; from the coding sequence ATGAATACGCTATTTAATTATCTGGAATTCATCCAACTCTCTCAAAAAGGTAATATTAGTTTTGAAAAAATTACTATTCCTAACCGTACACAATTAATTGAAGAAGAAGGGCTTACCAAAGAACATGTTTATCTAATTATTGATGGATATGTTTCCATATCGTTAAGTCCAGATTCACCTAATATTTATACTATTTTAGGTAAAGGCTCATTTGTTAATTATTACAGTTTATTAGAAGAAAATATGCAAAAATTAACTTTCAAAACTATTTCAGAATGTGTGGTTTATAAATTTTCCTTTAAAGATTTAGAGTATTTCCTTTCCATGTTTCCTGAAAATTTCGGCTTTCAATTTTTCATAATGAAGGAGCTAACGAGGCATTCTTTTTTTAAAAGTCTGCTTAGTGATTGTATTCCAGCTGGGAAATTAGAGCTTTCTTTTGCTAATATTGCAAAATTCCACGGAACTCTGATGGAGCCAAATAGCGTGAAACTTCCTAAAGAATTACGGACAAAAATTGTCGCTGCATATAGCGGTCTTTCCAAGAGTAGTTTTTATAAACAACTTGCGCTTTTAACAGAGCAAGGTAAAATCGAGAAAGTAGATAATTGTTGGGTTATTCATAATAAAGAATTGTATAATTATGTGAAAAAAAGACCCCCTATCACTCAATGA
- a CDS encoding pyridoxal phosphate-dependent aminotransferase, producing MKISKRLQNLPDQFFSSLVEKVGKKVATGHDVINLGQGNPDQPTPAHIVEALKTASEKPGNHKYSLFRGKHELKKAAADFYAREYDVTIDPATEVAILFGTKTGLVELPMCIMDPGDVMLLPDPGYPDYLSGVVLGEVQFETMPLIAENNFLPDFTKIPTDVAEKAELMYLNYPNNPTGAIATADFFEETVAFAKENNITVAHDFAYGGIGFDGKKPISFLQTPGAKEVGIELYTLSKTYNMAGWRVGFAVGNKNVIEAINLIQDHMYVSLFPGIQDAAIEALTGDQTCVNELNNRYEKRRNAFIIACERIGWEAVAPAGSFFAWMPVPEGFTSSRFADYLLEEVNVAVADGSGFGEFGEGYVRVGLLMEEARLEEAVARISKLHLFDKVPQS from the coding sequence ATGAAAATTTCCAAACGCTTGCAAAACTTACCAGATCAGTTTTTTTCTAGTTTAGTGGAAAAAGTGGGCAAGAAAGTAGCGACAGGTCATGATGTTATTAACTTAGGTCAAGGAAATCCAGATCAGCCGACACCTGCGCATATTGTAGAGGCACTTAAAACTGCTTCTGAAAAACCCGGTAATCACAAGTATTCTTTATTTCGCGGAAAACATGAATTAAAAAAAGCGGCGGCAGATTTTTATGCACGTGAATATGATGTAACGATTGATCCTGCAACCGAAGTAGCGATTTTATTTGGAACGAAAACGGGCTTAGTCGAGTTACCAATGTGCATCATGGACCCTGGTGATGTTATGCTTTTACCAGATCCAGGTTATCCTGATTACTTGTCTGGTGTCGTGTTAGGAGAAGTGCAATTTGAAACAATGCCACTCATTGCGGAAAATAACTTTTTGCCAGATTTTACTAAAATTCCTACAGATGTTGCTGAAAAAGCGGAATTAATGTATTTAAACTATCCTAATAATCCAACTGGCGCGATTGCAACAGCAGATTTCTTTGAAGAAACAGTCGCCTTCGCTAAAGAAAACAATATAACCGTTGCTCACGATTTTGCTTATGGTGGAATTGGTTTTGATGGTAAAAAACCAATTAGTTTCCTGCAAACACCCGGTGCCAAAGAAGTTGGAATTGAATTATATACACTTTCAAAAACATACAATATGGCAGGATGGCGAGTTGGTTTTGCAGTCGGAAATAAAAACGTTATCGAAGCAATCAACCTTATTCAAGATCATATGTATGTTAGTTTATTCCCGGGAATTCAAGATGCTGCAATCGAAGCTCTAACCGGCGACCAAACATGCGTCAACGAATTGAATAATCGTTATGAAAAAAGGCGAAATGCTTTTATTATTGCTTGTGAAAGAATTGGCTGGGAAGCAGTTGCTCCAGCAGGTTCATTTTTTGCATGGATGCCTGTTCCAGAAGGGTTTACTAGCAGTCGTTTTGCGGACTATTTATTAGAAGAAGTGAACGTTGCGGTTGCAGATGGTAGCGGTTTTGGGGAATTTGGCGAGGGATATGTTCGAGTGGGGTTATTAATGGAAGAAGCCCGTTTAGAAGAGGCAGTTGCTCGAATTTCCAAATTACACCTTTTTGATAAAGTTCCACAAAGTTAA
- the nrdG gene encoding anaerobic ribonucleoside-triphosphate reductase activating protein, with translation MNNPEPREWKSTELSRGYIADYKAFNFVDGEGVRCSLYVSGCPFHCEGCYNKAAQSFKYGKPYTKELEDDILKDIGHESVQGLTLLGGEPFLNTATCLSVVKRIRATYGDTKDIWSWTGYTWDEMMQETPDKLELLSLIDVLVDGRFEQKLFDSNLAFRGSSNQRIIDVQKSLSKQEVILYEL, from the coding sequence GTGAATAACCCCGAACCGCGCGAATGGAAGTCGACCGAATTATCCAGAGGGTATATCGCTGACTATAAAGCATTTAACTTTGTGGACGGAGAGGGGGTACGATGCAGTTTGTATGTATCGGGATGCCCTTTCCACTGCGAGGGTTGCTACAATAAAGCTGCACAATCTTTTAAGTACGGCAAACCTTACACGAAAGAACTAGAAGACGATATTCTGAAAGATATTGGACATGAAAGTGTTCAAGGTTTAACTCTACTTGGTGGGGAACCGTTCTTAAATACCGCTACATGTCTTTCCGTTGTTAAGCGAATCCGGGCGACATACGGGGATACGAAAGATATTTGGTCATGGACAGGCTACACTTGGGATGAAATGATGCAAGAAACCCCAGACAAACTAGAATTATTGTCCTTAATAGATGTCTTGGTAGATGGCCGCTTTGAACAAAAACTATTCGATTCAAACTTAGCATTCCGCGGTTCTAGCAACCAACGAATTATTGATGTACAAAAATCACTTAGCAAACAAGAAGTTATATTATATGAGCTATAA
- the walK gene encoding cell wall metabolism sensor histidine kinase WalK has product MHKMRFFQSVQFKLVIMYLLLIIVAMQVIGAYFVRELEGQLEKNFQDSITNSITLLDYNAREEILKNSDNTVKLQNDIRELLVDYSRASSNIIEVRIVDNKGKILGTSNLNNQGIVGQKSNDPLVKRTLSLGTSSEDKIYKDESNKNNRVWVNVSSIKNKGEVIGAIYLVADIESVYKQVDDITNIFITGTLIAMIITAVLGILLSRTITKPIIEMKRQAYAMARGNYSRKVKVYGVDEIGELADSFNTLTKRVQEAQAMTEGERRKLSSVLAYMTDGVIATDRRGKVILINTPAEKMLRAKHESANGRSIIDVLDIGDKFQFEDLMEVDGSLTMDRSTSDKPYILRANFSVIQRETGFNNGVIAVLHDITDQEKVDQERRDFVSNVSHELRTPLTSMHSYLEALSDGAWEDKEIAPRFLEVTQNETERMIRLVNDLLKLSRMDGGRERLEKSFVNFTDFFNHIIDRFEMMKNETIMFKRHIPKEPVIIEIDEDKVMQVLDNIISNANKYSPDGGRISFYLKKYENEIEVSIADEGLGVPEEDLATIFDRFFRVDKARSREMGGTGLGLAIAREVIEAHGGRIWAERNKTKGTIIKFTLPYSDLPEDDWE; this is encoded by the coding sequence ATGCATAAAATGAGATTTTTTCAATCCGTACAATTTAAGTTAGTTATTATGTATTTGCTTCTGATTATTGTGGCAATGCAAGTAATTGGTGCTTATTTTGTTCGTGAATTGGAAGGACAACTGGAGAAAAATTTTCAAGATTCGATTACAAATAGTATTACTTTACTTGATTATAATGCGCGGGAAGAAATTCTGAAAAATAGCGATAATACCGTAAAGTTACAGAATGATATTCGCGAACTACTCGTTGACTATTCGCGTGCAAGTAGCAATATTATCGAAGTTAGAATAGTAGATAACAAAGGGAAAATTCTCGGTACATCTAATTTAAATAACCAAGGAATCGTTGGGCAAAAAAGCAATGATCCACTTGTAAAACGTACGCTATCACTTGGCACAAGCTCGGAAGATAAAATCTATAAAGACGAGTCTAATAAAAATAATCGTGTCTGGGTGAATGTTTCCTCAATCAAAAACAAAGGCGAAGTAATTGGGGCTATTTATCTTGTCGCAGATATTGAAAGTGTCTACAAACAAGTAGATGATATTACAAATATCTTCATTACCGGGACACTAATTGCGATGATTATTACAGCTGTTCTAGGTATTTTGCTTTCGCGAACTATTACAAAACCAATCATTGAAATGAAACGGCAAGCCTATGCAATGGCACGCGGGAATTATAGCCGCAAAGTAAAAGTGTATGGTGTCGATGAAATTGGTGAGTTAGCGGATTCTTTTAACACCTTAACTAAACGAGTACAAGAAGCACAAGCAATGACAGAAGGCGAACGGCGTAAATTATCATCTGTGCTAGCTTACATGACAGATGGAGTTATCGCTACAGACCGTCGTGGTAAAGTTATTCTAATCAACACGCCTGCAGAAAAAATGCTACGCGCCAAACATGAGAGTGCGAATGGTCGCTCAATTATCGATGTGTTAGATATTGGCGATAAATTTCAATTTGAGGATTTAATGGAAGTCGATGGATCCCTCACAATGGACCGAAGCACGTCGGACAAACCATATATCCTCCGTGCTAATTTCTCTGTTATCCAACGTGAAACAGGATTTAATAATGGTGTTATTGCCGTTTTACATGATATTACTGACCAAGAAAAGGTCGACCAAGAACGCCGTGATTTTGTTTCTAATGTTTCCCATGAACTTAGAACGCCACTTACTAGTATGCACAGTTATTTAGAAGCATTAAGCGATGGGGCATGGGAAGATAAAGAAATCGCTCCACGCTTCCTTGAAGTAACGCAAAATGAAACAGAGCGGATGATTCGTCTAGTAAACGATTTATTAAAACTGTCAAGAATGGACGGTGGCAGAGAACGTTTAGAGAAGAGTTTCGTGAATTTCACTGATTTCTTCAATCATATTATTGATCGTTTTGAAATGATGAAAAATGAAACAATCATGTTTAAACGTCATATTCCAAAAGAGCCTGTTATTATTGAAATCGATGAAGACAAAGTAATGCAAGTGTTAGATAACATCATTTCAAATGCGAATAAATATTCACCAGACGGCGGTAGAATCTCCTTCTACTTGAAAAAATATGAAAATGAAATTGAAGTTAGTATTGCGGACGAAGGCCTTGGTGTACCAGAAGAAGATTTAGCAACGATATTCGATCGCTTTTTCCGTGTAGATAAAGCTCGCTCAAGGGAAATGGGTGGAACAGGGTTAGGGCTTGCCATTGCTCGCGAAGTTATCGAAGCACATGGTGGCCGAATTTGGGCAGAACGCAATAAAACTAAAGGGACCATTATTAAATTTACCCTGCCATACAGTGACTTACCGGAGGATGATTGGGAATGA
- a CDS encoding two-component system regulatory protein YycI, translating into MDWRKTQLIFIVTLLILNVFLAVIYFNKQLSDDPDTLGNETLEERLKADNIMYPDLSNKPTSGAIFTTERAAFTTKDVSDLTGQAITLKDNNKEIYSILQTPVKAGKKGNNTELKKFMETEVYRGESYKFWNYDKEANTLTFNQLINNNMVLFDEAGQITFYLDNDDQVVSYEQTWMTKQDDLKEKTNLMSAADALEAVYQHGELKQDSDVVSATFGYYTTVQLPSGNVYFPVWCFEVEHADTTSYVLVNAKDEQVINQSENQTTTAPGSELSSRQKVK; encoded by the coding sequence ATGGATTGGCGAAAAACACAATTGATTTTTATTGTTACGCTACTTATTTTAAATGTATTTTTAGCAGTAATTTATTTCAACAAACAATTATCAGATGATCCAGATACGCTCGGCAACGAGACGCTAGAGGAACGGTTGAAAGCAGATAATATAATGTATCCTGACCTTTCAAATAAACCAACTAGTGGCGCCATTTTCACGACCGAACGCGCTGCATTTACTACGAAAGATGTTAGTGATTTAACCGGGCAAGCTATCACATTAAAAGATAACAACAAAGAAATTTATTCTATTTTACAAACTCCAGTAAAAGCTGGGAAAAAAGGGAATAACACCGAATTGAAAAAATTTATGGAGACAGAAGTATACCGTGGCGAATCATATAAGTTTTGGAACTACGATAAAGAAGCTAACACGTTAACTTTTAATCAATTAATCAACAATAATATGGTGCTTTTTGACGAAGCAGGACAAATCACATTCTATTTAGATAATGATGATCAGGTAGTTTCATATGAACAAACTTGGATGACTAAACAAGACGATTTAAAAGAAAAAACAAACTTGATGTCGGCAGCAGATGCTTTAGAAGCAGTTTATCAACATGGTGAATTAAAGCAAGATAGTGATGTGGTTTCTGCAACATTTGGCTATTACACGACTGTTCAACTACCATCAGGCAATGTTTACTTCCCCGTTTGGTGTTTTGAAGTGGAACATGCAGACACTACAAGCTATGTCTTAGTCAATGCAAAAGACGAGCAAGTAATTAATCAATCAGAGAACCAAACCACGACAGCGCCAGGAAGTGAATTATCCAGCCGTCAAAAAGTAAAATAA
- a CDS encoding MetQ/NlpA family ABC transporter substrate-binding protein — protein MKKLTKGLGILLASSLVLGLAACGGGNDDKALSTKEITIGTTAGPHQQIAEEVQKLAKKDGLEIKIKTFDDYNTPNTALNDGDLDANNYQTIPFLEQQKKDKGYKLDVAFKTVAFPMGIYSNDIKDLKELKKGDKIAVPNDPSNEYRGLKLFEDAGIIKLKDGVEEKATKKDIAENPLDLEIVELEASQIPAQLDEVAAAAINTNFAMGAGLSINKDAIYHEPTKDNPYPNVFVVRTENKDDEVVKTLEKYYHSDDVKEFIEKEFNGSVVPAF, from the coding sequence ATGAAAAAATTAACAAAAGGGTTAGGAATTTTACTCGCATCAAGTCTCGTTTTAGGATTAGCAGCTTGTGGAGGCGGAAACGATGATAAAGCCTTAAGCACGAAAGAAATAACGATTGGAACAACCGCTGGACCACACCAACAAATCGCTGAAGAAGTTCAAAAATTAGCGAAAAAAGATGGACTAGAAATCAAAATCAAAACATTTGATGATTATAATACACCAAATACAGCTTTAAATGATGGTGACTTGGATGCTAACAACTATCAAACAATTCCTTTTTTAGAGCAACAAAAGAAAGATAAAGGATACAAACTAGATGTCGCTTTTAAAACAGTTGCCTTCCCAATGGGTATTTACTCCAACGACATTAAAGATTTAAAAGAACTGAAAAAAGGCGACAAAATTGCCGTTCCAAATGATCCTAGTAACGAATATCGAGGTCTAAAATTATTTGAAGACGCTGGTATTATTAAACTAAAAGACGGCGTGGAGGAAAAAGCAACAAAAAAAGATATTGCCGAAAATCCATTAGATCTTGAAATTGTTGAACTAGAAGCTTCTCAAATCCCTGCGCAATTGGATGAAGTGGCAGCTGCTGCTATCAATACTAACTTTGCAATGGGCGCTGGACTTTCTATTAATAAAGACGCCATTTACCATGAACCAACGAAAGACAATCCATATCCAAATGTCTTTGTTGTCCGTACTGAAAACAAAGACGATGAAGTTGTAAAAACATTAGAAAAATATTACCATTCTGATGATGTAAAAGAATTTATTGAAAAAGAATTTAATGGGTCTGTAGTACCTGCATTCTAG